From Treponema sp. OMZ 787:
CAGACTTCAAAAGATAGTGTTAAGGTAAAAATTGTGATGCCTACAGGAGCTCCTGCGGTATCTATTTCAAAGCTTGTGTATGAAAAGCCTATGATTAATAACTTGGAAACAGAGTATGAAGTGCTTGCCAGACCTGAATTAGTTCAGAGCAGGATTATGTCTGGGGAAGCTGATATTGCAATTGTTCCTACAAATCTTGCTTCAGTCATATATTCCAAGCAAAAGAATATCAGGCTTCTTGGCTCAATTATTTGGGGAAATTTGTATGTTATAAGCTCTGAACCTATTTCTTCAATTAATGAGTTAAAAGGAAAAACAATTTATTCTTTCGGGCGAAATATAGTTCCCGATATAACATCAAAAGAAATTTTTAAAAGAAACGGATTAGATCCCGACAAAGACCTTAATTTTGAATATGTTGCTGCAATCGTTGATATTCCTCCGGTTTTTATAAGCGGAAAGGCTAAAATTGCTATTGCTGCAGAGCCTGTTGTAAGTATGATCATGACAAAAAAGCCGGATACAAAAATTATTCTTGATATTCCTGCGGAGTGGAAAAAGTTTTTTGGCGGAGAATCTTATCCTCAGGCTTCTGTTGTTGTTAATGCAGAATTTGCAAAAAAACATCCTGAATATGTTGTATCTTTTTTAAAAGAACTTAAAGAATCTGCCGTATGGGTAAATCAAAATACTCCTCAGGCTGCCGATTATTCCGGTAAAATTGGTGTTGAAATTCCAAAGCTGGTTTTATCCAAGGCAATTCCCAAACTGAATATCTCATTTGCGGAAGCCGAAAAGGCACGGCGGGCAGTAGAGGGCTACTTAAAAGTTTTGGCTGAAGCAGATCCTAAATTTATAGGCGGAAAATTGCCTGATGATGCTTTTTACTATAAAGCAAAATAAAATTTATAAAATAAGCGGTGTCTTTTTTTGTCTTGCTCTTTGGGAGCTTTTTGCACAAATCGTAAAGGCTCCGTTTATTGTTCCGCCCCTTAAAGAAATTCTCAAAGCCTTTTTTATTATCATAAAAACCCAAGAAACCTATTTATTTATATTAAGTTCTCTTATCAGAATTTTTATAACCTTATTTTTGGATTCTTTTATTACCTTTGTTTTAGGAATAGCTGCGGGTTTAAATAAAAAGATTGAAGAATTTTTATCAGCACCTGAAAATATTTTAAAGTCGAGCCCTACCATTTCTGTTTTGCTTTTATCTTTAATTTGGTTTAAATCGGATATGACTCCGGTCTTTGTTACATCTTTGATTGTTTTACCTATTTTGTATAGAAACATTGCAGACGGAGTTAAAAATATAGATAAAAATCTTATAGAAATGTCCTATGATTTTAATGTTCCTTTTTCTAAAAGGTTAAAATTTTTGTATCTTCCTTGTATAAAGCCTTTTTTGAGGAACGGTTATGTTTTAAGTACGGGCTTTGCAGTAAAAGTTGTTATAATGGCTGAGGTTTTGAGCCAACCTAAATACGGCATAGGTTCTGCCTTTCAAACCGCCAAGGTACAGATTGAAACGGCTGCTATATTTGCATGGACAGTAATAGCAATTTTATTAGCCGCTATAATGCAAAAAGCCGTAAAAAAAATTTTCGGCTGACATATCAGTAAAATTCTTACCCTTGACTTTTCCGCATAAATATAGTAAATTACTCACAGCTTGGGGATGTTCCGGTTTCGACCGGAAAGACGGAGGCTTAAGCTGCAGGCGGAGTGCCGATCTCCTGATTCGGCAAACACTATAACTGCCGAAAATAACGACAGTTTCGATTACGCCTTAGCTGCATAATCGCGGAATCTGCTTTGCACTGCTCCGAGCGGGGCATGATTCCGACGCCAATCGGGGCTTGCTTTTTAGCGGTGTGCGGACGTTAAAAAGGACTTCTTCTGCACTAAGGATTCGACGCTTTCGGTGCTGCTACCGGATCCCGACAACTACCTCGCACCGATAAGCCTGTAGACGCTTCTGATTCCCTTTTCGGGACGGGGGTTCAATTCCCCCCATCTCCATAAGCTTTTTAAGATTCTATACCGCGTCTTGCCTGTACACCGTCATTAAAGTAATGCTTTATCATCTTCATTTCTGTTACAAGGTCAGCAGCTTCAATTATTTTTTTATTTGCATAGCGGCCGGTCAGAATAAGCTCAACCGTGTCAGGCTTGTTTTTGATGATGTGCAGAATGCGTTCAATGTCAAAAAGACCGTATAAAAGGGCAACATTGACCTCTTCCATAATAACAACATCGTAATCGCCTGACATGATTATTTTTTCAATCTTATCCAAGCCTTCATTTGCTCTTTGAATATCCTTTTCGGTAGGATCATTATGAACAAAGTGAGCCTCGCCATATTGTTCGATTTCAAGATTGGGCAGATACTCGGGAGCTTTTAGCTCGCTGTAATTCATTCCTTTTAAAAACTGGCCTATATAAACCTTGTATCCGGCACAGACGGCTCTCAGTGCAAGCCCGAAAGCTGCTGTAGTTTTTCCCTTACCGTCTCCGGTATAAACTTGGACATAACCTTTTTTCATTTTCTATCCTCCAAATAAATAAAGCAAAGACAGTTATTGTCTTTGCTTTACATTATATCATTATAAGCGGTTTTATTAAAGATACAATTAAACGCCGTAAAATACCCATATGAGTACATAGCCGATGACTACCGCAATCAAGGTGTATGGAACGCTTAATTTCATAAATTCGCTGTTTTTTACCTGATGTCCTTCGTTTCTTAAAATACCGAGGGAAGTAATATTTGCAGACGCTCCTATGGGGGTTATGTTTCCTCCGAGGGTTGCGCCTGAAAGCAGACCGAAGAACAAAATGGGAGAAGCAACATTAAGCCCTGCTGAAAGTATTTGTATAATGGGAATCATTGCAGCTACATAGGGAATATTATCGACAAAGGCCGAAATTAAAACCGAGCCCCATACAATGATTGTGTAAATTAAAAATACATTTGAGCCGAGTGTTAAGAACCAGTCGGCAATGGCCTGTATAACTCCTGCCCTTGTAACGGCTGCGATTACCGTAAACAGTCCCATTAGCAAAAAGAGAGTTTCAAGGCTTAGTTCTTTTTTTACAACCTTTAAAATATCGAGTTTTTTTGTTTTTATGATATTGTAAAGAATTCCGACAATCATAAGGCCTGTACAAATCAGCCCGTTTATAGTTTGAGGTTTTTTATCTTCCGGCAAAAATGAAGCTATGATCATAAGAACGACCATTACAAGAAGGAGTATTGAGGGGAAATAATCCGTTACTTTGGTAAGTTCAACCTTATCCGGCTTTTCGTTTGCTTTGCGGAAAATAAAGTAGATAATCCCGGTGGCAGCGACAGCTGCAATTTCGACAGCAAAGAAAAGAGAGGGTTTTCCCAAGTACCAGAAGAAATCAAAGAAGGTCATGTTTAAATGGCTTCCCAAAAGAATTGAAGTTGTATCTCCTACCAAGGTCGCTGCACCTTGAAGGTTTGCAGAGATTGAAATAGCAATTATGGGCTTAACAGGCGACATATTCAGTTTTTTTGATAGAACAATTGCAATGGGAGCAAGCATTAGAACAGTCGCAACATTATCCATAAAGGCTGAAATAAAACCGGCAAAAAGAGAGAGACATACTATTATCCATTTTACATCGGGTACATTGTTTATGATTTTATCTGCAATGCGTTGAGGCATCTTGGATTCCGTAAAGAGGGCAACCAAGCCCATTGTTCCTGCAATCATTAAAATAACATTCCAATCTATTGCAAAAAAAACTTCATTATAAGGTAAAATTCCTAAAAGAACAAAGATAAGGGCTGACGAGCAGGCAACGATAGGTCTGTGATTGGTCAAAGTAATCATCAAAACGTAGGTGAGACCGAATAGGACGGCCGCTAAGATGAGGGGATTTGTAAACATAGATTATATCTCCTAAAAGGAGAATTATTACACTAAATGAGAGTGTTTGTCAACATATAGCAAAGTTTTCTTATTGCTTTATTTTGATTAGTCGCAAGATATCCTTCATTGTTGAGACTAAATCAGTCTCGGCCGTTTTTTGTGCTTGGCTGAATGGAACAGCAAGGCGGTTTATGCTGAATACGGCAGAGACCCCCATATCATAAACAGGTTCTATTCCGCTTTCCGCATCGCCTACTACGGCTATGACAGGCACATTTTTCTTTTTGGCTCTTTTGGCAACTCCTACAACGACCTTTCCTCTTAAGCTTTGACTGTCCAATTTTCCCTCTCCCGTAAAAACAAAGGAGGCTTCGTCGAGCTTTTTATCAAAATCAACCGTATCAAGAACAATCTCAATACCCATTTTTAATTCGGAACCTAAAAAGATTAGAGTGCCGTAGCCCATTCCTCCGGCCGCCCCTGCACCGGGAATTTCAGCAGCTTTGGAATAGGAATTAAGCGCTTCCGTTTTTTCTGCAATTAAGGCCAGGTGTTTAAGGCCTTGGTCAAGTTCTTCAACCATTTTAGGATCTGCCCCTTTTTGCGGGCCGAAGATATAGGCGGCTCCGTTTTTACCGAAAAGAGGGTTATCTATATCGCACATGGTTGTAAACCTTGCTTTTTTTACAAGAGGGTTTAAGCCCGACATATCTATGCGCTCAATGTTTTTTAATGTTCCGCCTGTAGGAACAAAACTTTTGCCTTCCTTGTCAAAAAACTTGACTCCCAAGGCAGCCGCAGCCCCGCAGCCCCCATCGTTTGTGGCACTTCCGCCCAAGCCGATTATAATATTTGTACATCCGTTTTTGAGGGCATTGGCTATGAGCTCCCCTGCCCCATAGGTTGTGGTAAGAGATGGGTTAAGCCTCCCCAAGGCAAGGGGGAGGCCTGCACAGGCGGCCATTTCAATTATTGCGGTTTTTTCGGCATCCGTATTATCATTTTTTAAAATACCGTAAAAGCTTTCCATTT
This genomic window contains:
- a CDS encoding ABC transporter substrate-binding protein — translated: MKKTFLKVLFMFICFGVLFAAGSKEQTSKDSVKVKIVMPTGAPAVSISKLVYEKPMINNLETEYEVLARPELVQSRIMSGEADIAIVPTNLASVIYSKQKNIRLLGSIIWGNLYVISSEPISSINELKGKTIYSFGRNIVPDITSKEIFKRNGLDPDKDLNFEYVAAIVDIPPVFISGKAKIAIAAEPVVSMIMTKKPDTKIILDIPAEWKKFFGGESYPQASVVVNAEFAKKHPEYVVSFLKELKESAVWVNQNTPQAADYSGKIGVEIPKLVLSKAIPKLNISFAEAEKARRAVEGYLKVLAEADPKFIGGKLPDDAFYYKAK
- a CDS encoding ABC transporter permease, producing the protein MMLFTIKQNKIYKISGVFFCLALWELFAQIVKAPFIVPPLKEILKAFFIIIKTQETYLFILSSLIRIFITLFLDSFITFVLGIAAGLNKKIEEFLSAPENILKSSPTISVLLLSLIWFKSDMTPVFVTSLIVLPILYRNIADGVKNIDKNLIEMSYDFNVPFSKRLKFLYLPCIKPFLRNGYVLSTGFAVKVVIMAEVLSQPKYGIGSAFQTAKVQIETAAIFAWTVIAILLAAIMQKAVKKIFG
- a CDS encoding SLC13 family permease, with the protein product MFTNPLILAAVLFGLTYVLMITLTNHRPIVACSSALIFVLLGILPYNEVFFAIDWNVILMIAGTMGLVALFTESKMPQRIADKIINNVPDVKWIIVCLSLFAGFISAFMDNVATVLMLAPIAIVLSKKLNMSPVKPIIAISISANLQGAATLVGDTTSILLGSHLNMTFFDFFWYLGKPSLFFAVEIAAVAATGIIYFIFRKANEKPDKVELTKVTDYFPSILLLVMVVLMIIASFLPEDKKPQTINGLICTGLMIVGILYNIIKTKKLDILKVVKKELSLETLFLLMGLFTVIAAVTRAGVIQAIADWFLTLGSNVFLIYTIIVWGSVLISAFVDNIPYVAAMIPIIQILSAGLNVASPILFFGLLSGATLGGNITPIGASANITSLGILRNEGHQVKNSEFMKLSVPYTLIAVVIGYVLIWVFYGV
- the cobO gene encoding cob(I)yrinic acid a,c-diamide adenosyltransferase; amino-acid sequence: MKKGYVQVYTGDGKGKTTAAFGLALRAVCAGYKVYIGQFLKGMNYSELKAPEYLPNLEIEQYGEAHFVHNDPTEKDIQRANEGLDKIEKIIMSGDYDVVIMEEVNVALLYGLFDIERILHIIKNKPDTVELILTGRYANKKIIEAADLVTEMKMIKHYFNDGVQARRGIES
- a CDS encoding glycerate kinase gives rise to the protein MKKILLIPDSFKGTMSSVRICTLMKNAVHEIFPEAQALSIPVADGGEGSVDAFLEAAGGIKKTVKVQNPFFEEMESFYGILKNDNTDAEKTAIIEMAACAGLPLALGRLNPSLTTTYGAGELIANALKNGCTNIIIGLGGSATNDGGCGAAAALGVKFFDKEGKSFVPTGGTLKNIERIDMSGLNPLVKKARFTTMCDIDNPLFGKNGAAYIFGPQKGADPKMVEELDQGLKHLALIAEKTEALNSYSKAAEIPGAGAAGGMGYGTLIFLGSELKMGIEIVLDTVDFDKKLDEASFVFTGEGKLDSQSLRGKVVVGVAKRAKKKNVPVIAVVGDAESGIEPVYDMGVSAVFSINRLAVPFSQAQKTAETDLVSTMKDILRLIKIKQ